The window TCTACGCCTTTGACTTCCCGCCTCAGGCCGAATTGTTCGCATTCATCCATGTGGTGACCTGCGGGCTGTTCCTATTCATGAACCTGCGTAGCTACCACCGTCTGTCCAAGGACGAAGACGACTGACCGGCTCAGCCGCAGCGTCTTAGCCCACCTCGTAAGGATTGCTCGTGCCCACCATCGAACGCAGTCGTGATGACTATCGCTACTGGTATCCCATTCAGATTCGTTGGGGCGATATGGATGCGCTGGGGCATGTGAACAATGCGCGCTATTTCACCTTTTCCGAGTCTGCGCGGCTGGCGTATCGGGATGACAATTTCCCGCGTCAGGCGTTGCCCGATTCGCAGGATTTAATCCTGGCGCGCACAAGCTGCGATTTTGTCGAGCAGTTGAAGTACCCCGATGACTTGGACGCCGGCTGTCGTATCGCAAAGCTCGGGCGTAGCAGCCTGGTGTTTGAGGTCGGGATGTTTCGCCGGAATTCCGAGCGCCTGGTGGCCGTGACCGAGGCGGTGACCGTCTGGTTTGACTACGCCGCGCAGCAGACCACTGCCATTCCTGATGTGCTGCGCGACGCGTTATTGGCCTACGAGCCGGGGCTTGGGGCGTAGCGAAGCTGCACCGGAGCCGCCGGGTCTCAGATTCGAAGCGCGGACAGCTCCCGACAGGTGGCGCCGTGCGCCCAATAGGTTTCGAATTGGCTGAGCAGCTCCGCCGTCCGGCCAGGGTCGTCCGGCCTGTGGACTGCGGCATCATCGCCTGCGTTGGGTCGCAGCAAAAAGGCTGACCGGTCGGCCAGAATCCACTCCTCACGCAGGGAGTCCGCAGGTGCTGTCGCGGCGCGTATGCTGACCCGGCTTGGGATCAGCCGGGCCAGTTCCACCAGCCGATGCGCGCCATCGGCCAGCACGCGCTGGGGTTCGCGGACCAGAATCCGGACCCGGTTACGTGCGTGGCCGAGCGCCAGGGCGCGTAGCAGGTCGTGCAGACCTACGGTGCCGTAGCGCCGGGGTTCCAGCACCGACGAAAAGATCGCCAGTTCATGCTGTGCCTGGGCGGCGATGTGCAGGATGCCGCCTGTCAGGTCCAGCGGTGGCGCCGTGTCGTTCACTGCCGGTCGCTCCTTACCGCGTCGCTCCGAGCGCCGCTAGCACGCCAGGGCCTGTTCCGCAGCGTTACCGATGTACGAGGCAGGCGTCATGGCGAGCAGGCGTGCCTTGACAGCCTGCGGCAGTGCCAGACCTTCGATGAACTCGGCCATCCGTGCCTGATCGACCCGCTGGCCGCGAGTCAGCTGCTTGAGCTGTTCGTAAGGCTTCTCAATGCCGTGTCGACGCATGACGGTCTGGATGGCCTCGCCGAGCACCTCCCAGTTGCCGTCGAGATCAGCGCCCATGGCTGCGGGGTTGGCCTCGAGTTTGCCAATGCCACGATTCAGCGACTGCAGCGAGATCATTACATGGCCCAGACCCACACCCAGATTGCGCAGGGTGGTGGAATCGGAGAGGTCGCGCTGCCAGCGCGAGATGGGCAGCTTTTCTGCCAGATGCGTCATGACCGAGTTCGCCACGCCCAGGTTGCCTTCCGCATTTTCGAAGTCGATGGGGTTGACCTTATGCGGCATGGTTGAAGAGCCGACTTCGGTCTCGACCATGCGTTGCTTGAAATAGCCCAGCGCGATGTAGCCCCAGATATCGCGGGCGAAGTCAATCAGGATGGTGTTGGCCCGAGCAACGGCATTGAAGTACTCGGCAATGTAATCATGCGGTTCGATCTGCGTGGTGGCGGGTGCCGGCGCAATGTCCAGCTCGGCCAGCACGGAGGCCGACAGCTTCGGCCAGTCCACCTCGGGGTAGGCCGCCATGTGTGCGTTGAAGTTGCCAACGGCTCCGTTGATCTTGCCCTGGATCACGACGGCGGCCAGCGTGTCGCGCTGACGGCGCAGGCGATGGACGAATACCGCGATTTCCTTGCCCAGCGTGGTCGGTGAGGCCGGTTGGCCATGGGTGCGCGACAGCATGGGCTGGTGTGCCAGGGTATGGGCCATTTCGCGCAGACGTTCGATGAGTGCATCGAACTGCGGTAGCAGAAAGCGCGAGCGCGCATCGTTGAGCATTTGCGCGTGGGCCAGGTTGTTGATGTCTTCGGACGTGCAAGCGAAGTGCAGAAACTCCGAAACTGCGGCCAGTTCGGGCTTCGGCGCGAAGCGCTCCTTGAGGAAGTACTCGATCGCTTTGACATCGTGATTGGTCGTGTCTTCGATGGTCTTAACGCGTTGCGCGGCCTGCAGATCAAAGCCAGCGTCAATTTCATCCAGCGCGGCATTGGCTTCTTCGGAGAACGCAGGCACCTCTTCGATCTCCGGGTGGGCGGCCAGTGCGCGCAGCCACGCGATCTCCACCCGCATCCGGTATCGCATCAATCCGTACTCGGAGAAGATCTCGCGGAGGTCCCAGGTCTTGTCAGCGTAGCGGCCATCAATCGGGGACAGTGCGGACAGCGATGTGAGCTTCATGCGGCGTGCGGGGGCGGAAAATGGCCGCGTATTCTAACTCCACTCGTCAGGAACCGTTTTGCAGCGCTTTCGTCACCCGGGAGCAAGCGTTTACTGTGGACTCGACGCATCCACCGCCTTGGGCCGGGCGGACACAGCGGCGCGTGTCCATGGAGCCATCCGTCGAACAACGGATGATGCCCGGCTACAGGCTGAAGAAACGAGGGACGCCGCTCATGACGGGTACACGAATCGAACGCGACAGCCTGGGTGAACTCAAGGTTCCCAAAGACGCCCTATGGGGGGCTCAAACGCAGCGAGCTGTCGAAAACTTTCCGATTAGCCATCGCCGGATGCCGCGGTTGATGATCCGGTCACTGGGCCTGATCAAGGCCGCTGCTGCACGGGCCAATGCGCAGCTCGGGTTGCTGGACCAGGTCCAGGCACAGGCCATCGTCGTCGCGGCCGAGCAAGTGGCCAGCGGACAGGTGGATGAGCAGTTCCCGGTGGACATCTTCCAGACGGGTTCGGGCACGTCCAGCAACATGAACGCTAACGAGGTCATTGCCAGTCTGTGCGCGCAGCGGGGTGTCCAAGTGCATCCGAACGATCACGTCAACATGAGCCAATCCTCCAATGACGTGATCC of the Abyssibacter profundi genome contains:
- the purB gene encoding adenylosuccinate lyase translates to MKLTSLSALSPIDGRYADKTWDLREIFSEYGLMRYRMRVEIAWLRALAAHPEIEEVPAFSEEANAALDEIDAGFDLQAAQRVKTIEDTTNHDVKAIEYFLKERFAPKPELAAVSEFLHFACTSEDINNLAHAQMLNDARSRFLLPQFDALIERLREMAHTLAHQPMLSRTHGQPASPTTLGKEIAVFVHRLRRQRDTLAAVVIQGKINGAVGNFNAHMAAYPEVDWPKLSASVLAELDIAPAPATTQIEPHDYIAEYFNAVARANTILIDFARDIWGYIALGYFKQRMVETEVGSSTMPHKVNPIDFENAEGNLGVANSVMTHLAEKLPISRWQRDLSDSTTLRNLGVGLGHVMISLQSLNRGIGKLEANPAAMGADLDGNWEVLGEAIQTVMRRHGIEKPYEQLKQLTRGQRVDQARMAEFIEGLALPQAVKARLLAMTPASYIGNAAEQALAC
- a CDS encoding acyl-CoA thioesterase, producing MPTIERSRDDYRYWYPIQIRWGDMDALGHVNNARYFTFSESARLAYRDDNFPRQALPDSQDLILARTSCDFVEQLKYPDDLDAGCRIAKLGRSSLVFEVGMFRRNSERLVAVTEAVTVWFDYAAQQTTAIPDVLRDALLAYEPGLGA